From the Solanum pennellii chromosome 4, SPENNV200 genome, one window contains:
- the LOC107016049 gene encoding uncharacterized protein LOC107016049, whose product MALRGTMLRTAGKFAGVNSSLRRFAHVTSRPAPLDSVVDRPTATSPSLVLPENENNSNMFPNSPFNWGSMELMAVPKKKVSPHKRGIRNGPKALKPVPVIIRCKACGRVKLPHFFCCSGIKQNPGEENNSTG is encoded by the exons ATGGCGTTAAGGGGAACGATGCTACGAACCGCCGGGAAGTTCGCCGGCGTGAACTCAAGTCTCCGACGATTTGCCCACGTCACTTCCCGTCCGGCGCCTCTAGATAGCGTGGTTGATCGGCCGACGGCGACATCACCGTCGTTGGTTTTACCTGAAAATGAGAATAACAGCAATATGTTTCCAAATTCACCTTTCAATTGGGGGTCCATGGAGCTAATGGCTGTCCCTAAGAAGAAG GTTTCTCCTCACAAGAGAGGCATAAGGAATGGACCAAAGGCTCTAAAGCCCGTTCCAGTGATTATTCGTTGCAA GGCTTGTGGTCGAGTCAAGTTGCCACATTTCTTTTGTTGCAGTGGGATTAAGCAAAACCCTGGTGAAGAGAACAATTCTACCGGTTGA
- the LOC107016306 gene encoding NAC domain-containing protein 2, whose amino-acid sequence MVGKNNSNHLPPGFRFHPTDEELIMYYLRNQATSKPCPSSIIPEVDVYKFDPWELPEKTEFGEKEWYFFTPRDRKYPNGVRPNRAAVSGYWKATGTDKGIYSGTKYVGIKKALVFYKGKPPKGIKTDWIMHEYRLSESRTQPTRPNGSMRLDDWVLCRIYKKKNLGRAIEMMKVEEDTQEPQIMSVITPIHEVVASNGQQTLKLPRTCSLSHLLEMDYFGSISQLFDDNNSYNTISQNNTLMTNVNGYVVPHQAMEKFQLGEVSQISMNPSYQFQ is encoded by the exons atggttggTAAAAATAATTCCAATCACCTCCCTCCTGGATTTAGGTTTCATCCAACAGATGAGGAATTAATCATGTATTATCTTCGAAATCAAGCTACCTCCAAGCCTTGTCCATCTTCAATCATCCCCGAAGTTGATGTCTATAAGTTCGATCCCTGGGAATTGCCTG aaAAAACTGAATTTGGAGAAAAAGAATGGTATTTCTTCACCCCACGTGATAGAAAATATCCAAATGGTGTTAGGCCAAATAGGGCAGCTGTGTCTGGTTATTGGAAAGCCACAGGCACAGATAAAGGTATATATAGTGGAACAAAATATGTTGGTATTAAAAAAGCTCTTGTATTTTATAAAGGAAAACCCCCTAAAGGTATCAAGACTGATTGGATCATGCATGAATATAGATTGAGTGAATCAAGGACTCAACCAACTAGGCCAAATGGATCCATGAGG TTGGATGATTGGGTACTTTGTAGAATttataagaagaagaatttgGGAAGAGCTATAGAGATGATGAAAGTTGAAGAAGACACACAAGAACCTCAAATAATGAGTGTTATTACTCCTATTCATGAAGTTGTGGCTTCTAATGGACAACAAACATTGAAACTACCAAGGACTTGTTCACTATCTCATTTATTAGAAATGGATTATTTTGGATCAATTTCACAACTATTTGATGACAATAATTCATACAATACTATAAGCCAAAATAATACATTAATGACCAATGTTAATGGATATGTTGTGCCTCATCAAGCCATGGAGAAATTTCAACTAGGGGAAGTGTCACAAATTTCTATGAATCCATCCTATCAATTTCAGTAA